CACAATCCCAATCCCGGACATCACGGAAGTTCCGTTCATTAAAGCAAGTCCTTCACGGATTTCTACTTTTATAGGCTCCAGTCCTTCTGCTTCAAAAACTTCTTTGGTCAGCTTTCTTTCCCCTTTATAAAAAACTTCCCCTTCTCCGATAAGAACTAAGGCAAGATGGGCAAGTTGTACAAGATCGCCACTGGCTCCCACGCCTCCGTGTTCAAAGATCAATGGTGTAATATCTCTATTGATTAATTCTGTAAGCAGATGTACAACAGATTGGTGTACTCCTGAATTTCCAAGTGAAAGAGTATTCAGCCTCGCCAGCATACAGGCTTTTACTTCCTGCGCAGGCAAAGGGTTACCGATTCCCGAAGAGTGGCTTCTGATCAGGTTATACTGAAGCTGGTGGGTATCTTCATCACTGATCTTGAACTGTGCCATTGGGCCAAAACCTGTATTCACACCATATATTACTTTATTCTTTGAAAATTCCTTTAAAAACTGAAAACTCGTCTCCACTCTGTCTAAAAGTGTTCCGTCCAGTTCTATTTTTTCGTTTTCAATAATGATCTTTTGAAAATCCTTCAGTTGTAAAAAGTTATTTATTTTCATCAATTAAAAGTAATAGTTGATAATTTTGTAAAATATTAATTATTTGTCACTAATTTTGCGGCAAAGATAAAAGTTATTATTAAAATAAAAAATCAAAGATGAGCAAAGAATTTGTTGATGTTCTCGTAATCGGTGCTGGACCTTCCGGATGCGTATCTTCTTCATACTTAAAGAAGAACAATATCAGCGTAAAAGTTGTCGAAAAAACAAGATTTCCAAGGCTGGTAGTCGGAGAAAGTCTGATCCCGAGGGTAATGGATCATTTTGATGAGGCCGGGCTCTTTCCTGCTTTAGATAAAATGGGGTTCGAGAAAAAGCTGGGTGCACGTTTTCTTCGCGGCGATGAAGTCTGCATTTTTGATTTCAGCAATAAGTTCGGAGAAGGCTGGGACTGGACCTGGCAGGTTCCGAGAGCTGATTTTGATAATACTTTGGCCCAGGAAGTAATCAACAAAGGTATTGACCTTGAATTTGAAACGGAAGTCATCGGGATTGAGTTCAACGGAACGGATTCTGTGACTACTGTAAGAACCAAAGACGGGGAAACGAAAGAAATACATGCTAAGTTTGTGATTGACTCGAGCGGATATGGCCGTGTACTTCCACGCCTGTTAGACCTTGAGAAACCTTCCAAATTATCTCCACACTCTGCTATTTTCTCTCACGTAAAAGATATCAATCGTGAAGAAGGCGAAGAAGGAACACTGATTTCTTTTGACATTATAGAAACGGAAGTATGGCTTTGGGTAATCCCTTTCTCTAACGGAAATACAAGTTTAGGAATTGTAGGCCCTACGGAATATATTGAAAAGCTTTCTGAAAACGGAGATCCAGCGGAAGCACTGAGAAAGGCCATTTCTCTTTCTGACTATTATATCAAACGTTTTGGTGATGTGGAATTTCTTTTTGAGCCGAGACACCTGAAAGATTATTCATGCTCTGTGAAAAAGCTGTACGGTGACGGATTCGCGTTAACCGGGAATGCTTCAGAATTCCTGGATCCTGTTTTTTCATCAGGAATGGCTTTTGCTACGGAATCAGGAATGCTTGCCGCAAAACTGGCTGTAAGACAGCTTAACGGTGAGAAAATCGACTGGCAGAAGGAATACACCGATTATATATTATACGGAGTAGATGTCTTTACCACCTATGTAAAGGAGTGGTATACCGGAAATCTTCAGGAGCTGTTCTTTCATCAGCCTGAAAACCCTGATGTGAAGAAAAAGATATGTGCCGTACTGGCCGGATATGTCTGGAACAAAGACAATCCTTTTGTAAAGAAACACGACACTGTGATTAAGAATCTTGCCAGCCTCATCAAACTTGAAAAAGAGCAGCAGGAACCATCATAAAAAAGCGGTCTGAACATTCATTCAGACCGCTTTTCATTTTTATTTAATTTCTTTACTGATAGCTTTTCCTAAGAGCTTACCGGTAGCTTCATAAGCCGCAGCGATTCGTCCGTATTCCCAAGAAAATTCACTGTTCATCTTTTTCCCTAAAATTTTATCACCTTGTAATTTCATGATTATTTTTGAGGGATTATCAGTCTCGACAAAAGCCAGCTCTGAAGTCAGTTTACCTTCCTGAGAACCGATAAATCCGCCATACCAGCCCGCGTAGACCCATTTTGTATCAATGATTAGAGTGTATGTTGTTGCAGCATTACTTTTAAAGACTATTTTCTTCGACTTATTATTAATCCCATTTAAAAAGTGCTCCAGATAGCCAGACTCTTTAAATTTTCCCCATTGAACAGCCCAGTTTCCCCAGGCGGCTTCTCCTTTTTTGGCTGTAATATCTGCTTTCCTGTTTTCAAGGTATTCTGCTTCCGTTAAGTTCTTTTCATGGAAAACCACATTATTGAATTTCAGCTGAACATTCACTTCTGTCTGACCTTTTAAGAAATCAAAATTACCCCATTCATAATTTATTTTATTCTGGGCAAAAGTCATTGTTGTAATAGCCGCAAATAACAGCATTAGTAATTTCTTCATGGTTATTGATAATGTTTTTAAAATAGTAAATATAGATGAAAAGTTCCTTTTGCAGAAATGTTAAATTTTATTTCGTTCCACCTAAAACCTGTTGTTCTTTCATTAAGAACAATAAAAAAGACTGCTGTTGGCAGTCTTTTTTATGATTATTTTACTTCTCTTTCAATTTTCTGGGCGAGTGTCTTCCCTGTTTTGGCAAAACCTTCTCCTACTCTTGTTTCGTTGTTGAAGTTACTTCCCCACTGATCTCCCGGCGCTTCTATACTTTCTATATCACACAGTACTTTTTTCGTTGTACTGTCAACAAAAGTAAGTTGTGTTGTTACTTTTGCCGGCTGCTTCATGATCCCTGCATCCCATCCCGGATAAACCCATTTTACTTTTACCATCAAGGTGTATGGTCCTCCAGCATTTTCTTTCAGTTTAGTGTTGATATTTTCTTTAGAAAGAACTTTGTTGAATATCATAATAAATTTGGGATTCCAAAGTTCTTCTTTACTTCTTTCCCATTGCTTTTTCCACAGTTCACCGGAGCCTTCTGTTTTTTTATTCAGTTCTTCAATTCTTCTGGGAATATATTCTGCTTCGGTGAAGTTTTCTTTTAATAGTTTCATTTCAGAGTAATCGAAAACAACATTTACCGTTTCAACTCCTTTTAAGAATTTAAGATCTCCACTCTGGATTTTCATTCTCTGAGCCATCGCTGTAACTGATATAGTCATAGCGAGTACTAATGATAATAATTTTTTCATAGTTGATAATTTTTTTAGGTTATAAATTAAAAGCTGTTTTTATTGAAACCCTCCATTATTTTTTGGTATAATGCTCTACTTTCAGGGCAAGCATTTTGGCTGTCTTTGCGTAACACTCAGCCATTCTGTCGTTATTATTGGGAACTCCGAAACCGTTGTCTCCGGTAGCTTTTATTCCCTCAACAACCATTAAAACATGATCTGGATTTTCTGTTTCTACAAAAGTCATTGTGCTGTTGAGTAATGAGGGATCACTTGCAAGAGGCATGAATGCCCCCATATGAATCCATTTGGGTTCAACGATAAGGGTATATTTGGTTTTCTCGAAATGGGTTGAGGCTTCAATTCTGGTATTTTTATTCCACGATGTTAAAAACTTTTCAGGAAAGGTTTGTGTTTTGGTCAGCTCCCAGTCTGTTTTCCATTTTTCAGCTTCTTCTTTTCCTTTAGAGGCCTCAATTTCGTTCATTCTTTTGGTTATAAACTCATTTTCTGTAAAATTCTTTCTTTCAAAAGTTACTCCTTCAAATTTGAAAACTACTTTTAAGAATTTTTCACCTTTTAAGAAATTATAATCTCCGGAAATAACTTTTACTCTCTGTGCCGTTAATGCCGCTGAAAATACAAGCAGGAGAAAGGCAAAAAAATTTTTCATGGTTATGTGTATTGGTTATTAGTTTATCTTAAATCTATAAATGTAATCGGCTTTCTGCTGTTGGGATGAAAAACTGTTTTAGACAAGATTTCGAAATCAATCATTTCAATTTTCGGGCTTACCCTTAGTTTTGCACGGAAATGGTCTCTTACTTCATTCACAAAATTTTCATGATCGTTCTCTGTACTCAGCTTGATAATAATTTCATCCAACCCGATCTCATTAGACTGAATAACGATCTGATAGCATAAAATAGTATTGAAATCATTTAAAATATCATTCATTGCAGGTGGATACAGCGTTGTCCCTTTATATTTGATCATCTGCTGTTTTCTTCCCACAACCGGCCCCAATCTCATGGTATTTCTTCCGCATTGACACGGTTCATAATGCGCTTTCACAATATCCCCTGTCTTGAATCTAAGCAGAGGAATAGCTTCTACCCCCAGTGTAGTAATGGTTAATTCCCCGTTTTCACCTTCCTTTACGGGCTCTTCATGATCATCTAAAATCTCTGTGATAATGAGTTCCGGATGATGGTGTCCCCCGATCTGGTATTCACATTCTGTAAAAGCCGTGCTCATTTCCGTTGATGCATACGTAGAGAACAGTTTGATATTCCATTTTTCTTTAATCTTCTGGGAAAGAATATTATCTGTAAAATCCTGATTTTTGATGCTTTCTCCTATACAAACCGCGCCGTATACACTGGAATTTTTATAATCGAGACCATGTTTTTCGGCATAATCAATCATTTTCAGAAGGAACGAAGGAACCGTAATCAGATATTTAGGCTTATACCTGAAAATAGAATCCCATTGCAGTTCAGGAATACCCGGCCCCATTCTCACTACGCTGGCCCCCATTTTTCTCAGGCCTAAAAAGTAGGCAAGACCAGCCATGAATCGTTTATCAATTGTTGTAATCATCTGCACAACGTCTCCTTTCTGAATTCCTGCACAGGCAAAAGAAATGGCTTCATTGTAGGCCAGTCTTTCCAGATCGCTGTCAGACAATCCAAAAGTCACAGGATCTCCTAAGGTTCCCGATGTAGTGCTGTAATCAACAATCTGGGTCTGAGGAATACAGAAAAAATCATCGTTATTCTGCTGCAGGTCATTTTTGGTAGTCGTCGGAATTTTCCGAAGATCTTCCAATGTCCGGATCTCCGCAGGATTGATATTGTGTTCTCTGAATAGTTTCTGATAAAAAGGTGAATGTACTTCAAGATAAGCCATAAGTTCCTGAAGCTTCTGCTCCTGAAACTTTTTTATCCCCTGAATGTCTGATTTCTCTATAGCCGGATGAAAGTCCAATGATTTTAATTTTGGACAAATTTATTAAATTGTAGCATGTATTCAGGTAAAATGTATGAGTGATTTTCAACCGTAAGCTTACACAAACCTTTATCAGCTATCATCCATCCTAATAAAGTCTAGCTGATAAAAATTTGTCTATTATTATCTTTGAAAAGTAAAAGTTTGTGTATTTGTATTTCCGGCTGTATTGATTGTTGTCACTTTTAAAGTATGCAATCCTGAACCTTTGGAGCATTTTTCATCAAAAGTATAAACAAAATCATCCTTCACACGGGCAAACCGGAGCCATTTCCCATCCAGTTCTGCACGAAATGAAACAATGTCCCCGACTTTTGTGCTTCCTTTTAACCTCAAGGATCCTCCATT
This region of Chryseobacterium vaccae genomic DNA includes:
- a CDS encoding NAD(P)/FAD-dependent oxidoreductase, with the translated sequence MSKEFVDVLVIGAGPSGCVSSSYLKKNNISVKVVEKTRFPRLVVGESLIPRVMDHFDEAGLFPALDKMGFEKKLGARFLRGDEVCIFDFSNKFGEGWDWTWQVPRADFDNTLAQEVINKGIDLEFETEVIGIEFNGTDSVTTVRTKDGETKEIHAKFVIDSSGYGRVLPRLLDLEKPSKLSPHSAIFSHVKDINREEGEEGTLISFDIIETEVWLWVIPFSNGNTSLGIVGPTEYIEKLSENGDPAEALRKAISLSDYYIKRFGDVEFLFEPRHLKDYSCSVKKLYGDGFALTGNASEFLDPVFSSGMAFATESGMLAAKLAVRQLNGEKIDWQKEYTDYILYGVDVFTTYVKEWYTGNLQELFFHQPENPDVKKKICAVLAGYVWNKDNPFVKKHDTVIKNLASLIKLEKEQQEPS
- a CDS encoding phenylacetate--CoA ligase family protein, which codes for MDFHPAIEKSDIQGIKKFQEQKLQELMAYLEVHSPFYQKLFREHNINPAEIRTLEDLRKIPTTTKNDLQQNNDDFFCIPQTQIVDYSTTSGTLGDPVTFGLSDSDLERLAYNEAISFACAGIQKGDVVQMITTIDKRFMAGLAYFLGLRKMGASVVRMGPGIPELQWDSIFRYKPKYLITVPSFLLKMIDYAEKHGLDYKNSSVYGAVCIGESIKNQDFTDNILSQKIKEKWNIKLFSTYASTEMSTAFTECEYQIGGHHHPELIITEILDDHEEPVKEGENGELTITTLGVEAIPLLRFKTGDIVKAHYEPCQCGRNTMRLGPVVGRKQQMIKYKGTTLYPPAMNDILNDFNTILCYQIVIQSNEIGLDEIIIKLSTENDHENFVNEVRDHFRAKLRVSPKIEMIDFEILSKTVFHPNSRKPITFIDLR